In Theileria equi strain WA chromosome 4 map unlocalized gcontig_1105316255033, whole genome shotgun sequence, the following are encoded in one genomic region:
- a CDS encoding hypothetical protein (encoded by transcript BEWA_012240A) produces MDKWISQSHAIIQYGLAIEDLNSNIAKVIDLRPQSSQQGKRDSNVKISKDPKVPLTLRLLPNPRGYRHPMHLYKIRELEELANVVKSRKIAQEQPKSKKVVKKQKKKITSATPVNVCDVVGHKFEIFENFQECSICGTRVEVMKI; encoded by the coding sequence atggACAAATGGATATCACAGAGTCACGCTATAATTCAGTACGGATTAGCAATTGAAGATTTGAATTCGAATATCGCAAAGGTCATCGATCTTAGGCCACAAAGCAGCCAACAAGGGAAGAGAGACTCAAATGTAAAGATTTCAAAGGACCCAAAAGTACCACTGACGTTGCGGTTGCTTCCAAACCCTAGGGGCTATCGCCACCCAATGCACTTGTACAAGATAAGAGAACTGGAAGAGCTAGCAAATGTAGTAAAATCTAGAAAAATCGCACAAGAGCAACCAAAGAGCAAAAAGGTGGTAAAGAagcaaaagaagaagataacGAGTGCAACACCAGTAAATGTGTGCGACGTCGTTGGACACAAGTTCGAGATTTTTGAAAACTTCCAGGAATGTAGCATCTGTGGAACTAGAGTAGAGGTCATGAAGATTTGA
- a CDS encoding uncharacterized protein (encoded by transcript BEWA_012230A) yields the protein MLPLLPVILILVIASSNIFKPFFSRKLVHIGCGLVLASINYPHGSTKYAVIFIAVAAIIVSVLKPFKFGQKNDIGIISYNLVILAFVLAKQPIRILLPMFIVDPVAGIIGKTVKSPRWCHTKTVAGTAAAAISAYITLYYVRIQSHRILLSIILALIEGGLKYYDNIGITSVIAGYYFLSQKMNWVTITH from the exons ATGCTACCTCTGCTACCAGTGATTCTCATCCTGGTAATCGCATCTTCCAACATCTTTAAGCCATTCTTCTCACG GAAATTGGTTCATATCGGATGCGGGCTCGTACTGGCATCAATCAACTATCCTCACGGCTCAACAAAATACGCAGTGATATTCATTGCAGTTGCGGCTATAATTGTTTCAGTATTAAAGCCTTTCAAATTCGGTCAGAAGAATGATATAGGAATCATATCGTACAATCTAGTCATACTCGCATTTGTCTTGGCCAAGCAGCCAATAAGGATACTCCTTCCAATGTTCATTGTCGATCCTGTCGCTGGAATCATCGGAAAAACAGTCAAAAGTCCACGCTGGTGTCACACAAAAACG GTTGCCGGAACCGCTGCTGCCGCCATATCAGCATACATTACACTATACTATGTAAGGATTCAGTCACACAGAATATTACTATCTATTATACTAGCCCTAATAGAAGGTGGATTGAAATATTATGATAACATTGGAATCACCAGTGTTATTGCAGGATACTATTTCCTATCCCAGAAAATGAATTGGGTCACTATCACACACTAG
- a CDS encoding conserved hypothetical protein (encoded by transcript BEWA_012220A), producing MTGTYDFLYITQDALNQDFKISDDCHIARSESDFGEDSTSDCIDDYNGFNTSSYTENPEFTECSLFDACTTSSDWVNHVLLKNAFRKWVISYHNSVRETVLQMIVNIYYKRRYVSLVFKAFFVLRRRKKLKLAIKEAESFSLNVVLTRWKDFAEKNKAFRSNKVYAKIFHQSSVAMRTISTLKSAVALRKECEKLSLRLVDIIERHFSLAIIRPWYNQTKREKRLELCFKDINSNNILYNKDLILALFNFHYNYRTGVKLLSSLILQFVKRRALHKLCEYRNVLLEKEDAVVKGLWKLTTQTCFDHWRYLVMDKIASNLRKSWLESKAFHILKKYAAHKRLVSKKISLARTELNTLCQKNVLTKMYNRILSKNRLISALDSISFCANISLKRHAFYSLFYNSKIIEADIRHDLVAKKFMTRSLYKRYMNSLRTYAESKRGKSDMLALATISYNRYILSSYFGFMHEFYLERRKNVDSILASFSSRRRHFLLLRSFTFFVRGINRIRRLNEVQDSIQSLHQLSIASFALSALSFSISRKLYRKIITLASVCTSDVSELEKLTISDLDSINKIIECDYSNVDFYSQGYPCTDVSKSFINDKLAPLWNTKVSGNVLYNATFPMNSECRAFLFLLLNFKAKYRWIIDTYSFDNDDFFTCLYARLNNVDLSSIRSSHTLLLHQAKLDYLSPSSAVSCDEYTPLNMQDTFEDYPLEIRSLLHSMIFSKLFHLQDSSMHQFNLKVRKHENMQSSDAQTMSSQTTVLSTPADEGPSSGDFKILDLLRLKLPLWRLISYKLLSRFSLRVFKEWRTIITAKREKRLRDLETTDNVRGISNMINLINVFNEWLRITREESEIRKDALVSKCKRFVSILEYTIFAKKRLVYLRLHLNFVISKYSGIERSDQLVSLLKGSIQFGYHGECLDLLREYRTYTNFHIILLRWLMHTRWTTKVRTEANEFARLNFLIKSWRTWRNATIIRQENRRAAEELITTEARSISLSTHFEEWVKSKRCRNVLESFTPVRVCFYNWKSLAATNRRLRHVSDFISHQSDKMILDFHINQWLSSYNNVVEYRMIVENCRKTYFKKRLLKCFNAWYDCASHSKRLGDCRDDLESHSNGTIKSHYYQLLVQICTLRRMEKSRILNNVLVTLRLVAASSKLYKVLESGLKRSDKHALMESINLLRVNLERETMAEVVMKNETIYSALSQLSNLPKYRTDLAINVLRTNANEMLIYKRVKALHYGRLTKECFNNWKKIAQFYTRWVNPLYGTLELEDENDAHEHQGEYRDIYFIRCQYLILKSRSSLQYWRAYSNALPVDKFTLSAIDDFVCKNRILASLRVLSENAMEKKWHSFCSARATDFAESRQVRLKHAMFSTWRELVHGNVLEE from the exons ATGACGGGAACGTACGATTTTCTGTATATAACCCAAGATGCGTTGAATCAAGACTTCAAGATTTCTGATGACTGCCATATTGCCCGGTCAGAGTCAGATTTTGGTGAGGATTCCACCTCAGATTGTATTGATGATTACAATGGGTTCAACACCTCTTCGTACACTGAAAATCCCGAGTTTACG GAATGCTCGCTGTTTGACGCTTGTACCACATCTAGCGACTGGGTAAATCACGTTCTACTCAAGAATGCCTTCAGAAAATGGGTTATATCATACCAT AATTCAGTTCGTGAGACAGTGCTGCAAATGATAGTCAACATCTACTACAAAAGACGATATGTTTCCCTCGTATTCAAGGCATTTTTTGTTCTGAGAAG GCGTAAAAAACTAAAGTTGGCGATAAAGGAAGCTGAAAGCTTTTCTCTCAATGTAGTTTTGACCAGGTGGAAAGACTTCGCGGAAAAGAACAAGGCATTTCGCTCCAACAAAGTGTACGCCAAGATATTTCATCAGTCATCCGTGGCAATGCGTACAATTTCCACATTGAAAAGTGCAGTTGCCCTGAGGAAGGAATGCGAAAAATTGTCATTGCGGCTAGTGGATATTATTGAGCGACACTTTTCTCTAGCTATTATTCGTCCTTGGTACAATCAAACCAAGAGAGAAAAGAGACTTGAATTGTGCTTCAAAGATATAAATTCCAACAATATACT GTATAATAAAGATTTGATACTCGCCCTGTTCAACTTTCACTATAATTATCGGACCGGTGTAAAGCTACTTTCATCACTAATTCTCCAGTTTGTGAAGCGAAGAGCGCTTCACAAATTATGTGAATATCGGAACGTTTTGTtagaaaaggaagatgcAGTTGTAAAGGGTTTGTGGAAGTTGACTACACAAACATGCTTTGATCACTGGAGATATTTAGTTATGGATAAAATCGCCTCTAACCTTCGGAAGAGTTGGCTTGAATCGAAGGCTTTTCATATATT AAAAAAATACGCTGCTCACAAGCGTTTAGTTTCCAAAAAGATATCGCTAGCAAGGACCGAGTTAAACACCCTTTGCCaaaaaaatgttttaactaaaatgtacaatagGATACTTAGTAAAAATAGACTGATTAGCGCATTAGATTCTATCTCATTCTGCGCAAATATATCACTAAAGCGCCATGCATTTTATTCACTCTTTTATAATTCCAAGATTATCGAGGCAGACATTAGACATGATTTGGTTGCAAAAAAATTTATGACAAGATCTCTTTACAAGCGGTATATGAATTCATTGAGAACATACGCTGAGAGTAAAAGGGGCAAAAGTGACATGCTGGCTTTGGCAACAATCAGCTACAATAGGTATATCCTTTCTAGTTACTTTGGATTTATGCATGAATTTTATCTTGAACGGAGAAAGAACGTTGATTCAATTTTGGCATCCTTTAGTTCTCGCAGAAGGCATTTTCTGTTACTGAGGtcatttacatttttcGTCAGAGGAATAAATCGCATAAGAAGGCTGAATGAGGTACAGGATTCTATTCAGTCTTTACATCAGTTGAGCATCGCATCATTTGCCCTTAGCGCTCtttcattttccatttctagAAAGCTGTACAGAAAGATTATCACACTTGCGTCTGTCTGCACTAGCGATGTTTCTGAGTTGGAAAAATTGACAATTTCTGATTTGGACTCtataaacaaaattataGAATGTGATTATTCTAATGTAGACTTTTACAGCCAGGGATACCCCTGCACTGATGTCTCAAAaagttttataaatgataaactGGCTCCACTTTGGAATACAAAAGTATCTGGAAATGTATTATACAATGCTACTTTTCCCATGAATAGCGAGTGTAGAGCATTCTTGTTTCTCTTGCTAAATTTCAAAGCAAAGTACAGGTGGATAATTGATACGTACTCATTCGATAATGATGACTTTTTTACTTGCTTATACGCCAGGTTAAACAATGTCGATTTATCGAGTATAAGATCATCGCACACTTTACTTTTACACCAAGCAAAGTTGGACTATCTATCACCATCTAGTGCTGTTAGTTGCGATGAATATACACCCTTAAATATGCAAGATACTTTTGAAGATTATCCGCTAGAGATCCGGTCACTTTTGCACAGCAtgattttttcaaaactTTTCCACTTGCAGGATTCTAGTATGCATCAGTTCAACCTAAAGGTTAGGAAGCATGAAAATATGCAGAGTTCGGATGCACAAACTATGAGTTCACAAACCACCGTTTTATCTACTCCAGCAGACGAAGGTCCGAGTAGTGGAGATTTCAAGATTTTGGATTTGTTGCGACTTAAACTTCCACTGTGGCGTTTGATATCGTATAAGTTACTCTCAAGATTTAGTTTGAGGGTATTTAAGGAATGGAGAACCATTATAACCGCTAAGAGGGAAAAAAGACTACGGGATTTGGAAACGACGGATAATGTGCGCGGCATATCAAACATGATTAatcttataaatgttttCAACGAATGGCTGAGAATAACTAGAGAGGAGAGTGAGATACGGAAAGATGCACTCGTTTCAAAATGCAAGAGATTTGTCTCTATCCTAGAATACAcaatttttgcaaaaaaGCGACTTGTATACCTTCGGCTTCACTTAAATTTTGTAATATCAAAGTATAGTGGTATAGAGCGAAGTGATCAATTGGTTTCTCTACTGAAAGGTTCAATTCAATTTGGTTATCATGGGGAATGTTTGGATTTACTAAGAGAATATCGCACTTACACTAATTTTCATATTATACTCTTGAGGTGGTTAATGCACACTAGGTGGACAACTAAGGTTAGAACGGAAGCTAACGAGTTTGCCAGACTCAACTTTCTAATAAAATCATGGAGGACATGGAGGAATGCCACAATAATTAGGCAGGAAAACAGAAGGGCTGCAGAAGAACTGATTACGACTGAAGCAAGATCCATTTCTCtctctacacattttgaAGAGTGGGTAAAGTCCAAAAGATGCAGAAATGTTTTAGAATCTTTTACCCCAGTTAGGGTATGTTTTTATAATTGGAAATCTCTAGCTGCAACAAATAGACGCTTGCGTCACGTATCTGACTTTATATCCCATCAATCGGATAAAATGATTCTTGATTTCCACATTAATCAGTGGTTGTCTTCTTATAATAACGTAGTAGAATATCGCATGATCGTAGAAAACTGTCGCAAAACCTATTTTAAAAAGAGACTACtcaaatgttttaatgCCTGGTATGATTGTGCTTCGCATTCAAAGAGGTTAGGTGATTGCAGGGATGACTTGGAAAGTCACAGCAACGGTACTATAAAGAGCCACTACTACCAGCTACTTGTACAGATATGTACACTTCGTAGGATGGAAAAGAGtagaattttaaataatgTGCTCGTTACCTTGAGACTGGTAGCTGCATCTTCAAAACTCTACAAGGTCCTAGAATCTGGTCTAAAAAGAAGTGATAAACATGCATTAATGGAGTCTATAAACCTTTTGAGAGTAAATTTGGAGCGCGAAACAATGGCGGAAGTTGTCATGAAGAATGAGACAATATATTCAGCACTTTCACAGCTCTCTAATTTGCCAAAATATAGAACAGATTTAGCTATAAATGTGCTACGAACGAATGCTAATGAAATGTTAATCTATAAAAGAGTAAAGGCTCTACACTATGGTAGACTTACCAAGGAGTGTTTTAATAATTGGAAGAAAATCGCTCAGTTTTACACTCGGTGGGTTAATCCTTTGTATGGTACATTGGAACTTGAGGATGAGAACGATGCACACGAACATCAGGGAGAATACAGGGATATTTATTTCATTAGATGCCAGTATCTAATATTAAAATCTAGGAGTTCTTTACAATACTGGAGAGCATATTCCAACGCATTGCCAGTGGACAAATTCACACTATCAGCAATCGATGACTTTGTCTGCAAGAATAGGATTCTTGCGAGTTTGAGAGTGTTAAGTGAGAACGCAATGGAGAAAAAGTGGCACTCATTCTGCAGTGCTCGTGCTACAGATTTTGCAGAGTCCAGGCAAGTTAGGCTGAAGCATGCAATGTTTTCCACGTGGAGAGAATTGGTACATGGTAATGTATTGGAAGAGTAA